In Humulus lupulus chromosome 7, drHumLupu1.1, whole genome shotgun sequence, the following are encoded in one genomic region:
- the LOC133788818 gene encoding uncharacterized protein LOC133788818 gives MNSAQINVFQRPTFYLVGFSASHVRVLTPNHLRFHGVQFPWNSLKLSSSAAPRGLNCTPLLKPRRSVPVCLSNTGAGGDNEGSPPWKAFEKVVGNFTKGNSIEDVLRKQIEKKEFYQDRDGGGMPPPGGGGGGGGPDFSGGSEDEGFFGILDETLQVVLATLGFIFLYIYIINGEELIKLAKDYIKYIFKGTESIRLKRVLNKWRRFFRKLTEKKVYDKYWLEREIINTPTWWDSPEKYRRLLRDDSETKSRRPYGESTLYDSYGESTSYDSYEESYQDGRDDDY, from the exons ATGAACTCGGCTCAAATTAATGTCTTCCAGAGGCCCACGTTTTATCTTGTGGGTTTCTCTGCATCTCATGTCCGAGTCTTAACGCCCAATCATTTACGTTTCCATGGTGTGCAATTTCCCTGGAATTCATTGAAGCTAAGCTCCTCTGCTGCCCCACGTGGCTTAAATTGCACGCCTCTCTTGAAGCCCCGTCGTTCTGTACCTGTCTGCTTATCAAACACTGGAGCTGGAGGTGACAATGAG GGTTCTCCTCCATGGAAAGCTTTTGAAAAAGTGGTGGGAAATTTTACCAAAGGAAATTCTATAGAGGATGTGTTACGGAAACAGATTGAGAAAAAGGAGTTCTATCAAGATAGAGACGGTGGTGGTATGCCCCCACCtggtggtggtggaggtggtggtggtcCAGATTTCTCTGGTGGTTCAGAGGATGAAGGTTTTTTTGGAATCTTGGATGAAACTCTGCAAGTTGTTTTGGCAACGCTTGGCTTCATTTTTCTG TACATTTACATCATCAATGGTGAGGAGTTGATCAAGCTGGCAAAGGACTACATCAAGTACATCTTTAAAGGAACTGAGAGTATTCGTTTGAAGCGAGTCCTGAACAAATGGAGAAGGTTCTTCAGGAAGCTAACTGAGAAAAAAGTATATGATAAGTATTGGTTGGAAAGGGAAATCATCAACACCCCAACCTGGTGGGATAGTCCTGAAAAGTATCGGCGCTTACTTAGAGATGACTCAGAAACAAAATCGCGTAGGCCTTATGGGGAATCAACTTTGTACGACTCTTATGGAGAATCAACTTCTTACGATTCATATGAGGAATCATATCAGGATGGTCGGGATGATGACTATTGA